The following proteins are co-located in the Primulina tabacum isolate GXHZ01 chromosome 11, ASM2559414v2, whole genome shotgun sequence genome:
- the LOC142518214 gene encoding auxin response factor 3-like isoform X1, translating to MYIHNLMPTLDSSHPTQGSTMMFGLIDLNTVNTEDETASLSCSPSSSAASSNSELAKTPSSAVCMELWHACAGPLISLPKKGSAVVYFPQGHVEHLPEHPDMTYDLPPHVFSRVIDVKLHADSTNDEVYALVSLVPDPHIEQKWRDGIFEAEEEDVEDLGKSTTPHMFCKTLTASDTSTHGGFSVPRRAAEDCFPPLDYKQQRPSQELVAKDLHGIEWKFRHIYRGQPRRHLLTTGWSAFVNKKKLTSGDAVLFLRGGDGELRLGIRRAAQIKSGSTILAPNSQQFNASSIAGVVNSISMQSTFNICYNPRGRSFEIILPYQKFSKSLTHSFSSGMRFKIRFETEDSSQRSGLIIGVSDVDPVRWPGSKWKCLLVRWDDMEVNCLCRVSPWEIEPSGPVSGPNSIMLPGAKRSRVRFPTTKADFPAPRDENGMPNFGEPLRIHKVLQGQEVFGFRPSYTALDGPIRLPSDTRCLPGLIESRIQAEGNSVMPHHADAGNAFEGITLFNEPFQFHKVLQGQETVSFRRSEACNVYENNDTHILNGVQLQNHGNSWSTLSHVCNTETPFSPLLVPGSSPPVLMLQQSNSPSSQFMSLLFGNRKKIGTSNIGDFGASLRIPSKFPSSESTDQLPPPAIRLPEPSEEHKQMRLSQLYRDNQKFVSMCKKGCRLFGFPLSEGKVATTKGDNPAAPACNEERLRWSLL from the exons ATGTACATACATAATCTAATGCCCACCCTCGACTCCTCACACCCCACACAG GGTTCGACTATGATGTTCGGATTAATCGATTTGAATACCGTCAACACTGAAGATGAAACGGCGTCGCTTTCCTGTTCTCCTTCATCGTCGGCGGCCTCATCGAACTCGGAATTGGCCAAAACGCCGTCGTCGGCGGTGTGTATGGAGTTGTGGCACGCCTGTGCTGGACCGTTGATTTCGTTGCCTAAGAAAGGAAGCGCCGTCGTGTACTTTCCTCAGGGACACGTGGAACACCTCCCGGAGCACCCGGACATGACCTATGATCTCCCTCCTCACGTATTTTCTCGCGTCATTGATGTAAAACTACAT GCGGATTCAACCAATGATGAGGTTTATGCTCTAGTTTCCCTCGTTCCAGACCCACAT ATAGAACAAAAATGGAGGGATGGGATTTTTGAAGCTGAAGAAGAAGATGTAGAAGATTTAGGCAAGTCTACGACACCTCATATGTTCTGTAAAACTCTTACAGCTTCTGATACTAGCACTCATGGTGGCTTCTCTGTACCTCGTCGAGCCGCAGAGGACTGCTTTCCTCCTCTG GACTATAAACAGCAGAGACCTTCGCAAGAGCTTGTGGCTAAGGATTTGCACGGTATTGAGTGGAAATTTCGGCATATTTACAGGG GTCAGCCTCGCAGACATTTGCTGACTACTGGTTGGAGTGCATTTGTCAACAAGAAGAAGCTGACTTCGGGGGATGCTGTGCTTTTTTTAAG AGGCGGTGATGGAGAACTAAGGCTCGGAATTCGTAGAGCTGCTCAGATTAAAAGTGGTTCCACCATTCTTGCACCCAACAGCCAGCAATTCAATGCTAGCAGCATTGCTGGGGTGGTGAACTCCATATCCATGCAAAGCACTTTTAACATTTGTTATAATCCTAG GGGTCGTTCATTTGAGATCATTTTACCTTATCAGAAGTTCTCCAAGAGCCTAACACATTCCTTTTCATCTGGAATGAGGTTTAAAATCCGGTTTGAAACAGAAGATTCTTCTCAGAGAAG TGGGCTCATTATCGGGGTCAGTGATGTGGATCCAGTAAGATGGCCTGGTTCAAAGTGGAAGTGCTTATTG GTGAGATGGGATGATATGGAGGTGAACTGTCTTTGCCGGGTTTCCCCTTGGGAGATTGAGCCATCCGGTCCAGTGTCTGGACCCAACAGCATTATGTTACCAGGCGCCAAGAGAAGTAGGGTCAGATTTCCCACTACAAAAGCCGATTTTCCAGCTCCCAGAG ATGAGAATGGAATGCCAAATTTCGGGGAGCCTCTAAGGATCCACAAGGTCTTGCAAGGTCAAGAAGTATTCGGGTTTCGTCCTTCATACACTGCACTGGACGGCCCTATTAGGCTCCCTTCAGACACAAGGTGCCTTCCTGGTCTCATTGAATCAAGAATTCAGGCAGAAGGAAACAGCGTCATGCCTCATCATGCAGATGCCGGTAATGCTTTTGAGGGCATTACTTTGTTTAACGAACCCTTTCAATTCCACAAGGTCTTGCAAGGTCAAGAAACTGTGTCGTTCCGGCGCTCCGAAGCCtgtaatgtttatgaaaataatgATACTCACATATTAAATGGAGTTCAGTTGCAGAATCATGGAAATAGTTGGTCCACTCTTTCCCATGTTTGTAACACTGAAACACCATTTTCACCTTTGCTCGTTCCAGGATCATCTCCTCCTGTTTTAATGTTGCAGCAATCAAATTCACCATCATCTCAATTTATGTCATTGTTATTTGGCAATCGGAAGAAGATTGGAACCAGCAATATTGGAGATTTCGGTGCCTCTCTAAGAATTCCAAGTAAGTTCCCATCTTCTGAAAGTACTGATCAATTGCCTCCGCCTGCAATCAGATTACCAGAGCCCTCTGAAGAACATAAGCAAATGAGACTTTCGCAGCTCTACAGAGACAATCAGAAATTTGTTTCAATGTGCAAAAAAGGTTGCAGGCTCTTTGGTTTTCCCCTTTCCGAGGGAAAAGTTGCAACAACCAAAGGTGACAATCCAGCTGCGCCAGCTTGTAACGAAGAACGACTTCGTTGGTCTCTTTTATAA
- the LOC142518214 gene encoding auxin response factor 3-like isoform X2: MMFGLIDLNTVNTEDETASLSCSPSSSAASSNSELAKTPSSAVCMELWHACAGPLISLPKKGSAVVYFPQGHVEHLPEHPDMTYDLPPHVFSRVIDVKLHADSTNDEVYALVSLVPDPHIEQKWRDGIFEAEEEDVEDLGKSTTPHMFCKTLTASDTSTHGGFSVPRRAAEDCFPPLDYKQQRPSQELVAKDLHGIEWKFRHIYRGQPRRHLLTTGWSAFVNKKKLTSGDAVLFLRGGDGELRLGIRRAAQIKSGSTILAPNSQQFNASSIAGVVNSISMQSTFNICYNPRGRSFEIILPYQKFSKSLTHSFSSGMRFKIRFETEDSSQRSGLIIGVSDVDPVRWPGSKWKCLLVRWDDMEVNCLCRVSPWEIEPSGPVSGPNSIMLPGAKRSRVRFPTTKADFPAPRDENGMPNFGEPLRIHKVLQGQEVFGFRPSYTALDGPIRLPSDTRCLPGLIESRIQAEGNSVMPHHADAGNAFEGITLFNEPFQFHKVLQGQETVSFRRSEACNVYENNDTHILNGVQLQNHGNSWSTLSHVCNTETPFSPLLVPGSSPPVLMLQQSNSPSSQFMSLLFGNRKKIGTSNIGDFGASLRIPSKFPSSESTDQLPPPAIRLPEPSEEHKQMRLSQLYRDNQKFVSMCKKGCRLFGFPLSEGKVATTKGDNPAAPACNEERLRWSLL; this comes from the exons ATGATGTTCGGATTAATCGATTTGAATACCGTCAACACTGAAGATGAAACGGCGTCGCTTTCCTGTTCTCCTTCATCGTCGGCGGCCTCATCGAACTCGGAATTGGCCAAAACGCCGTCGTCGGCGGTGTGTATGGAGTTGTGGCACGCCTGTGCTGGACCGTTGATTTCGTTGCCTAAGAAAGGAAGCGCCGTCGTGTACTTTCCTCAGGGACACGTGGAACACCTCCCGGAGCACCCGGACATGACCTATGATCTCCCTCCTCACGTATTTTCTCGCGTCATTGATGTAAAACTACAT GCGGATTCAACCAATGATGAGGTTTATGCTCTAGTTTCCCTCGTTCCAGACCCACAT ATAGAACAAAAATGGAGGGATGGGATTTTTGAAGCTGAAGAAGAAGATGTAGAAGATTTAGGCAAGTCTACGACACCTCATATGTTCTGTAAAACTCTTACAGCTTCTGATACTAGCACTCATGGTGGCTTCTCTGTACCTCGTCGAGCCGCAGAGGACTGCTTTCCTCCTCTG GACTATAAACAGCAGAGACCTTCGCAAGAGCTTGTGGCTAAGGATTTGCACGGTATTGAGTGGAAATTTCGGCATATTTACAGGG GTCAGCCTCGCAGACATTTGCTGACTACTGGTTGGAGTGCATTTGTCAACAAGAAGAAGCTGACTTCGGGGGATGCTGTGCTTTTTTTAAG AGGCGGTGATGGAGAACTAAGGCTCGGAATTCGTAGAGCTGCTCAGATTAAAAGTGGTTCCACCATTCTTGCACCCAACAGCCAGCAATTCAATGCTAGCAGCATTGCTGGGGTGGTGAACTCCATATCCATGCAAAGCACTTTTAACATTTGTTATAATCCTAG GGGTCGTTCATTTGAGATCATTTTACCTTATCAGAAGTTCTCCAAGAGCCTAACACATTCCTTTTCATCTGGAATGAGGTTTAAAATCCGGTTTGAAACAGAAGATTCTTCTCAGAGAAG TGGGCTCATTATCGGGGTCAGTGATGTGGATCCAGTAAGATGGCCTGGTTCAAAGTGGAAGTGCTTATTG GTGAGATGGGATGATATGGAGGTGAACTGTCTTTGCCGGGTTTCCCCTTGGGAGATTGAGCCATCCGGTCCAGTGTCTGGACCCAACAGCATTATGTTACCAGGCGCCAAGAGAAGTAGGGTCAGATTTCCCACTACAAAAGCCGATTTTCCAGCTCCCAGAG ATGAGAATGGAATGCCAAATTTCGGGGAGCCTCTAAGGATCCACAAGGTCTTGCAAGGTCAAGAAGTATTCGGGTTTCGTCCTTCATACACTGCACTGGACGGCCCTATTAGGCTCCCTTCAGACACAAGGTGCCTTCCTGGTCTCATTGAATCAAGAATTCAGGCAGAAGGAAACAGCGTCATGCCTCATCATGCAGATGCCGGTAATGCTTTTGAGGGCATTACTTTGTTTAACGAACCCTTTCAATTCCACAAGGTCTTGCAAGGTCAAGAAACTGTGTCGTTCCGGCGCTCCGAAGCCtgtaatgtttatgaaaataatgATACTCACATATTAAATGGAGTTCAGTTGCAGAATCATGGAAATAGTTGGTCCACTCTTTCCCATGTTTGTAACACTGAAACACCATTTTCACCTTTGCTCGTTCCAGGATCATCTCCTCCTGTTTTAATGTTGCAGCAATCAAATTCACCATCATCTCAATTTATGTCATTGTTATTTGGCAATCGGAAGAAGATTGGAACCAGCAATATTGGAGATTTCGGTGCCTCTCTAAGAATTCCAAGTAAGTTCCCATCTTCTGAAAGTACTGATCAATTGCCTCCGCCTGCAATCAGATTACCAGAGCCCTCTGAAGAACATAAGCAAATGAGACTTTCGCAGCTCTACAGAGACAATCAGAAATTTGTTTCAATGTGCAAAAAAGGTTGCAGGCTCTTTGGTTTTCCCCTTTCCGAGGGAAAAGTTGCAACAACCAAAGGTGACAATCCAGCTGCGCCAGCTTGTAACGAAGAACGACTTCGTTGGTCTCTTTTATAA
- the LOC142518373 gene encoding homeobox-leucine zipper protein ATHB-52-like encodes MGILETNFCFNNKLDPDRKHQLALELGVPPRQVSIWYQNKRAREKNQSLETDHRALQQRLENVLAENTSLRGEVERLRGELCKIQELFNGFNSSVSSSCEEVGSSKHELEREYYAALIGGAGGQFVAFGGL; translated from the coding sequence ATGGGGATACTGGAAACCAACTTCTGTTTCAACAACAAGCTCGACCCCGATCGAAAACACCAGCTCGCGTTAGAACTTGGTGTTCCCCCCAGACAGGTTTCCATTTGGTACCAAAACAAGAGGGCTCGTGAGAAGAACCAAAGCCTTGAGACGGATCACCGGGCGTTGCAGCAACGACTTGAAAACGTGTTAGCTGAAAACACAAGCTTGAGGGGAGAAGTGGAGAGGCTTAGAGGAGAGCTGTGCAAGATTCAAGAATTGTTTAACGGTTTCAATTCTTCGGTTTCGAGTTCCTGTGAAGAGGTGGGGAGCTCGAAGCATGAATTGGAGAGGGAATATTATGCGGCACTCATTGGTGGTGCGGGAGGCCAGTTTGTGGCATTTGGAGGGTTGTAA